CACTGTCAGTCTGTTACAGCGGTTCTAAGTCCCTCAAAAACACGCACACCTCATACACCACCAGACCCACAAAATCGCAATGTCTGCCGGCGCAGAGACCACCACTGAGCTTCTACCTTCCGCGGGACGGGTGTTCTTCCAGCCAGCACCCGGCGTTGGGTGCGCTGTCTCCGGACCCATGGCTCGGGAAGACCCGGTCCAGAAAAAGCAGGGGAAAGTGACAGTGAAGTACGACAGGAAGGAGCTGCGGAAGAGACTGATACTGGAGGAATGGATCATCGAACAGCTAAGCGAGCTGTACGACTGCGAGGTGCGTGAAGAGCCTTAACCACCGAACCCGTTACCGTTACCTGTCTGAGCGGCCTAGCTGTTTTTTTGTGAACCTTACCGGTGTTAAAGAATTAGCTCATGTCTGTCAATGCAAACAGAACAGCTTCTTGTAAGTAaatagtttgtgtatgtgtgcgcgcattGCTTATGCTTAATCAGTGGATTCAGTCTGATTGGGTACCCGGTTAAATGGTCGCAGGTCTTCATAAAAGGTGATCCCAATAGAAACACGGCTCGTTTTTCTACGAAATGCCTGGACACTTTGCCACATATTTTTCAGTCGATGTAGTTTTATATTGATAACAATGCAGACGTTGCTCTAAGGGTGAAGGGAACATTGTCgattgttctctttctctctctctctctctctccctctccgcctGTCTCTCCGCATCCTTCTGCATCGAGTCTGGTTTAAGCATGGGGGGAACCCCAAGCAAAATGATAACTGGAGCCGTAATAATTTTTACTATTTTGCTGGCTTTTAATGTTCTTATCGTAATCAGTCTACATACTGAATGAATAGCTAATTTAACTAATTGCTTTACCATTTCAAGATGCTCAGTACATGCCAG
The nucleotide sequence above comes from Alosa sapidissima isolate fAloSap1 chromosome 6, fAloSap1.pri, whole genome shotgun sequence. Encoded proteins:
- the ppp1r14c gene encoding protein phosphatase 1 regulatory subunit 14C yields the protein MSAGAETTTELLPSAGRVFFQPAPGVGCAVSGPMAREDPVQKKQGKVTVKYDRKELRKRLILEEWIIEQLSELYDCEEEEMPEVEIDIDDLLEVNNEDERAVKLQESLTDCYKPTEDFVRELLGRIRGMRKLSAPTKKSL